In the Kwoniella shandongensis chromosome 6, complete sequence genome, AGGTCTGGTAGTCAGCCCGCTGGTCATGCCGCACTCACCGAAGAAAGGAACACATGGCGGGTTTATAGTCTTCAGCAAATCCTTGTAGTTTGCAAAGTTCTTAGAGGAATCCAGTGTTTTGTCCAAGTCCGCTTTCATGTTCTGCGTTTTCACCGACAACAAGTCTCGGGTCCTCTTCAGTCGGGTGATAGGCGCCGAATTCAGACCTGCTATGATCCCAgccatcgaggagaagttgtTCAGGTTACGACATTCCTGGTAACGTATTACTTGTCAGCTAAAAGACTAATCGGGCGAGATGCgacctcgactcgactcacgGCAGCAACCTGAATCAAAATCTTCATCGCCGTAGCCCTCTGTCTCACGTCCTTGCTACTGAGGATATGCAACGCGACCCATCCCGCCATCCTATTTGCTGTGAGAATAACATTTCTCACGTTAGGCGCAAGATTTGAACCGCCGTCTTCTGCCCAAGCTCGATTGAGACATTCAGACGGTTTGATCCGTTGGAAGTGGACAAATTCGATGATAGTCAATTGACGAGCTATCTCGAGGGGAGCGATATCCGTCAAACGCAGTTGTCGTCCGGTCACTCTTGGTAATAATGGCGCTGGAGGAGAAAGCAGCGATCCAGATGTACTCCCTCGAGTTTGCTCAGGTTCCCCGATGCGCTGGACAAGCAACGCGGTAACGTCAATACAGCGTACGTGCTTGAAACAGACAGCGACCGTCACTCACCCGTTTAGCGACCAAGGTCAAGAGCTGCTTTGACATCAATTCACTCCCATTCGCCAACAAAGTGGTGGTTGCAAACTGTTCGATCTTGTCCAACACATCCGAATCAGTCTGTTCGATATAGTGTCTCTCTAACCAAGTCCTCAGAGCATTGGCGACACGCAATCGGATGGGAGCTTGCTTTTTCACTTTCCATTCATGAGCTTGTGAGGGGGTGAGGCCGTCAGGTGGGGCTATGTTGTACCGTTTGACCAAAAGGTCGAACAGTTCCGCTCCGTTGGTAAATGATCGGAAAGTAAGAAGGAAGGCTTGGAAGAATGGTGTGTCTGAATGTACGATTAGATTCAGCATGTGATCGCAGCTCATGGAAGACTGCCAAACTCACCCGTTGAGCTATGTTGAGTCAATCGGATCACCAAAGCCGTCAAGGTACCAGCTTTCACGCCACCTTTATCATCAAAGAtaatctctccctcctcaaaGTCGTCTGAGAGATACCACGGTGTTTCGTGAACGGTAGGAGGTGCCGAcagagaaggtggaggaatgCTAGGATGCActgggatgtgagtgacgtcTTCGCCAAAGATCTTGGCGAGTTTCTTGTTTGGTGTCTTGCCTCTACCACTGCCTCGGCCTGAAATTGATTGAACGAACATTAGTGTCCATACGGTATGACCTTGCTTATCACCACACTTACCATCATCCGCATCGCTGCCTGATCTATTTCTCCTGAAAGCCTTGAGGATACTAGTTCGATTCCCCTTCTGACTACCACTGTCCGCTTCACTAGGTGGATAAGCCAGACTGGTCGTACTGCTCGTCGCCGAGTGTCGATTCTGTTGATGTGACAAGCTCGTCGTACTAGCACTAGCCGATGTACTAGGCGGCTGCATCTCTCCTGCTtgatctctcatctctccgtaatcgtcatcgtccatgAACTCATCTTCTATCCCTCGCACTCGACTACGTCTCGCTTCACTTCGTCGGGAAGTAGATGTGCGAGAGGTAGAAGACCCCATCGAGGTAGGTCGAGTGGAAGCGGTATGAGAGGCAATGTATTTGGCGGATCGCACTCCAATTTGACCTCGGATCAAACCTTGTTCGACGGCAGCTGCCTGTTCTCCCGAGATAATGAGCAGAGTTGACAGTGCGCGGAATGCGGTAAACACGGCAGAGACGAGATGGTCGATGGCAACTTCGATGTCGTCCGATTCGAGCTTCTGCATCACTTGGATGGATGCCGAGTTGATTCCGCTGACGCAACTATCGAGATCCTGCAAggcttgacgagcttgatcCACTAGATGATCATACTCTCTCAGGTCGTCCTCCCTCGCCCTGACACCCCGTCCGAGATCTCCAGTGTCGCCATCCACATCGATGACGCTAGCGATATCAATCTCGGAGACTACACGACCGAACTTTGCAGCGATGCGGATAAGACCAAGCGGTCTTGAAGAGTTTGACGTGTCGCGAATCGCGGTGTCAAATTCGTCTCGCACCTTCTGACAGTCGACAACGGCGGATTGGTCGAGTATCCTCAGGCCTTTATCTGCTTTGCCGAAGCCCCATGTTCCGCCAAGGGGTTCACCAAGCGATTCGAACCCAAGCCATGCTGTCAATCTTTTACCCTCCGCATCGTCGTGAGCACCGGGCGGAATGCTGTTCGAAAGTACTGCGCCGGGGAAGTTGGCGATCACATCCTTGAGTTTGCTGGCACTTCGCATGACTTCTGCCCATACGGACAGTCCACTATCGGGAGCACGTTTCGACACGACCGCAGCGTGGATGTTGGCGGAGAGTAGACCGATACTTCCAATCAAGGTCATATCGCCTACCCAATGAGGTCGAggcatctcctccatcttatCGAGGGGTCCGACGTATCCGAATGCCCTGAGCAAATCTCGGATGACCGAGAGTGTCGCAGCGTGTGCCGAAGCAAGCATCTCCACCGCACTTTCCTCCCTCATTATAGCTGCAGCCATGCCGGTCCCGCTTCCCAGATCCACTGCGCGtgacatctcttcctctgctgcGGAACCTGCTACAGCAGCTTCAAAGATCTCTCGCAGAGAGTCGTTGACGATATCCATCATCGAACCCATCGTCGGCTTGTCTTTCGGGCGAGTGGCCGCTTGAAGAGCGTCGGAGATCTTCCGTTCCCATTCCTCGACAGCTCGACGTTGCAGCTCCACCGACGCTCGCAGCGGTCTCGGTCCAGAGCTACTAACGCTCAATCTCTTCAACCCAACACCGATATCAACCATGCTTGATGCATCACCTTTCGTGGTCGGAGGATCTCGTCGAGACTGACCAGTAAGTCGATTGTGGTAGAACCATTCCCGTCCATCGTCACTAAGTCTCGCAACCCATGGATATGGAATATCGTTCTGGGCTCGAGGTGGTGCTCggaagttgttgttgtcatcCGGTGTCTCTggtgggatgagagtggatgtggaaggtgcagaggaggatgtgataCTGTTGAAGTATTGTTCGTCGGTTGGTAGTTCGCCGAACAGTTGTTCATCTTCCAATCCAGAATTTTCCATCGGCAATTCCCATGAGTCTTCGCCCGTATGAGTGTTATGATAGTATACCTGTGGGTAGTCAGCAATGAGTGCCTTTTGATAGAAACGATTGCACATACCTGTCCATCTGGAGTCAGAGATGGAATCCAGGCATCCTGAGGTccaccttgagcttcttTTGTGTTCGATCCCGACTCGCGCCGTATTGACGGTTGGTCCACTGCCCTGATCGTCGcatccgtctcttctctcttcctggCTGACACTCCAAACTCGTCTGCTCCAAGTGACAAACCTTCAACCTGTGCTCTTCTCCGTCTGGCCTCTGCTTCAAAGCCCCCggcatcgtcctcgtcgtctccagccatcatctcccttgccAAGTCTTCTAGACCTGCATCACCTCCCCAGTCCCCCCATTGACCTCGAAGGACATCGTCCATCCTAAGcacatcttcttctgatccgcctcctcccccttcccctcttcctctcccgTCTAGATgtctaccttctccatcctcgtaTGTCGCTTCTCCATCTTGGTGTTCGTGTTCCAATTGAGcgagatcctcctctgcaaTATCCTCAACATAGTTGCTGGGGAaccaacctctcttcccatccaaCATCCCATCCCACCAACCGCTCTCCAGTCTCGCATAAACGTAAATTAGATCACCCGCATTGAAGCTCAACGCACTCTCGTCGGTAGCTTCGAAGTCGAATCGAGCTCGAACCAAAAACGGtatatcatcgtcgtcctcgtcttcttcttgctcccCTAGGTCTTCTTGACCGGAAGTGGAtgcttgagctcgagcttttCCAGTTCGTTGcgagcgaggagaggaaCCCGGATGCGGATTCGGATTCGAGCGagtgggagatgatgaagctaACGCTTCAAGAGCTGCGTAAGGGGAAATGACGGAAGATGAAATGGAGAAAGGACGTGATGCGGTCTCGGCCATCGTGACAATCCGAGGTAGATCATCCAAGCTGGAGTATATCTACACTCAGCTCGGGTTGACGTCAAGTGGATCGAAGAGAGATTCTGTCTAGTTTATATGGATAAGATAATATGAAAAGTAAGCAATTGATCATCTATATTGATGTTGCCAGTCGCAAACCCatacacacagacacaccTTTGTTCGCGTGTTTTCGTGATGTTGGTTAAGCTTGGCTCACGTGTTTTAATTAATCATTTACCGGTTATCTCGTGTATTAACCTATCGTATATTGTCAGAACGGGGGCTGAGGTATATGCAATTGAGCCAAGAACAAAATCGGATATGGATGCAATGTGAGCTCtcaagatgagatgagatgatgtcCGAGCACTGTTCCTCAACTCGCCTGACCGAATGCAAAGTAAGTCAATTCAAGGATGAAAGCTTCCCTTCCCGTCGGAACTTTTCTCCGGGTTCACAACGAGCTGAGCTATCGCTAATGCACAATGTTCATGCGGGATGCTTCCCGTTACTCCATCGATAATCAAGTCAAGGTCTCGTCCTCATGGACTGACCACTAATGGACCGAGGACCAGCGCCAGTCGGaacatgcatgcatatatGCATACTTGTACGCTTATAATTACAGGCGGTAATACTCGGTCTTCATATAGACAGAACCGACTACCTTCCCGTGCCTAATTTGACAGTAAGCTAGCAGTCCATGAATGTCTCGAATGCTCGAGACGACCAGCGGACAACGGGTCTGGTCTGCTGTTCATAAGTTCGGCCGAGCCCAGAGTGGCGGGACAGGCAGAGTAATATGATAGAAATGCGGTATGGCGAACGCTTCGGTTTGCCTGTCTAGGTGGAACTATCATCGACAGTGATCGTCGGCctgcttggtgagtgtgacgctTCACTTGTAACATCGGGCCAGCCGTGACATTGGTCGGTTTTGAGCTGGTTTGATCGGTGGTCACAATGCTTGAAGTAGTTGCGACACTGCACGCAAGTTAATATCGTACTGACGCCCCTGCGGATAAGTGCCAATCATCCTCTCTGGCCGCGAGCTCTCTATCTGTCTGCAGTACATATGGGAGGCAGTTGTCCGGATTAAGTGTTTAGCTGTGCCATCGTATCGTCTCTCACACGCCCGTCATGTGCAACCAACTGGTATTTCGAGATCGACCATTGGGACGCAGCAATACCTAAGTTGTCCTGTTATATTGGACGTTGGTGCCAAGTACGATGTGTCCTTGCATCGGCATCTGCTTCGGACTTGTTGCTCTTGACCGACCGTTCGCCGAGACAGTGCACTCTTTCACACACCTCAAGTAGCACTGATGGTTCATCCATGAcatcgtcgaggtcgtgCTACATGTGAACGTCTTGTCTGTCTTGTAGAGGTCTAACAAGTCGACGATTGATGGGAGAACTGCAGTACCTGGCCAGTGAAGCTGGTTCACTTAGCGGGAGAACGATGGGTAAACGATGAAAGTAAGCGAGGAGAAAGGGCGTGGTGTAGGATCAAGGTCAACATGGCCTTGTAAGTCTGTTGTGTTTGGTGGACAACAGGCTGCAAGTCAGGCATGCGTGCATACATGCTTACATGCACTGGTTTGAGATTACTTACGCCACATGCCACATGTCATCTCTTTCAGTTGAGCGTGGGTGGTACCCGCTTGATTTCTCAGGGTCCCATTTGTAAAAATAACATGAGGCGAAACATTCTTGTGCTTCTTTTCTCCTTGTGCTGTTTTCCCCACCCACgtcatccatccatccgggCTGTACACAGCACACTCCTTCTGTCTCACTGCGCACCATCACTAAACCATCACCGGCGGGCATGACTGGGTTGAGCGATATGGTACATAGTTAACTGTCAGCAGATTATGGTAAAAGCATCTTAGTATTAATTCTTATAGCAATAGCAGAAGACAATACATGTCTATGCATGACGTGCTGATGTATGGATGTtcattgattgattgattccATCTGAAACGTACTGTACATGCTTCGTCGCAGTGACTTACGCGTTAACGGCATCTTGACCGTTGTTCCCCCAGATTTATCGGAGGATTCTCTCCGAAAAATCAAAAAAGCAAAGTAACTGCTTCAGGCGcttttcatcatcatcgtcgtgTTTATAGTGAGTATAGTCTGTCACTCAACACAAACGGTCACGAGGGGTTACTGATTGATTACTGGACACTCGTACTGTTGTATCGTTCATCTCTTCTTTATTCGCtgtatcactcactgtaTCAAGCGACAATCGCACCGGCCGACTTACATTGCGGGCAAGACGGAAGGAACGGCCCACACTAATTAGCACGAGTACGACTACGGAGAAGAGCGAAACGGTGGAACAAAAGGACACTACAAGTTGGTTGTTTGGAACAAGTTACTTCTTCAACGGATTGGACGAATGCTTGCTTGAGCGTAGACATCCAAGCAGTCCTactcaaggtgagtgattcatATGCCGCTGTTATATTGTGTTGCGTTGTTCCCTTGGCATTGTTGTCACTATTGCGAGATGAGTGAGGGCCGAATCCACAAAAATGCCCGAGACCGAAGAAGCGGTTTCTCTAGTTGGTTGTTAATaatcatccatcatccgtCTGCTCTTCCAgtaccttcccctctttcaaAGTCTACCCTTAGGTGGCATTGCTCTTGTCGCTTTGACACTCTCATCTTTGATCACTCCCCCTTTGAACGATTCCTTGGGACCGTGCATGATTTACTCGCTTCTCAACGCGTAGTTACCACTTGGCGGGTCAGTGCGGGCAACACCCATACCTACATTGGTTTTACACCGTCCTCTCTATAACTTTTGGTCTCGTTCACTCAGTGCTTTTCAACTTTGAAGACCGATCACTTTGTATTCGACTTCAGTCCTCACTCGTACCACGCCTCCTGCTCTTCATCCAACCCATCAGATATACACACCGCTACACACAAACTCGCCGAACCTGTCCTCCGCACACAAGCCCCGACACAACACACAGCTATCGTCGTTCACCCTGCGTCACGCCTTGTCCGCTTTACTATTGCTACAATCACCTCTGTAGAATCTAGTCCCTAACACTCGTTTGTTCCTCACAGTTTCCCATCATACTTAGCGTATAGACCGACAATTTCAGTCGATATAGAAAGGATTGATTTGCTCCTTGGAAAAGCAAACAACACGTTAGTCAACAACCGTCGCTTTGTGAAGACGACCACCGCAATAACTTCTGACATTAGTCCGCTGTGAGTTATTGGTGCCCATATGATTTCTCGTCGTATCGTTGTACTCTCGCCATCCCACCTCCTGTGTGTATGACAGAAAAGAAGGGGAACGGTCGGAAGCGAATATTCTTGTTTTAAGTGGTTTGTTGATGTCTCGGGTGGCCCGTGTGTACACTCCGTTGTTCcaactccactcaccttcattcCCCTTGCTACAATCAAATCTGCTCATCACCTATCACATCCTCTTGCAAACATCTTGGCTTCTGAGTTCTTTGACATTTCATCACTTGCATGCTAGAGAACATCACGAGATACACAGCTGACTAATTCGACCGGACAACAGACATCACCACCACTAAATCAACATCAAACCACCTCTCGTTGGATGAGACGGTGATATAACTGCGCATTGGTGAGagccttcgtcttctcgccatATCCTCCGCTAACACCTTTATAAGCACAATGGCAGCTGCGCTACACATGCAGATTCCTTCCCATCGTCCATCAATGGATCGATCACCCTCGTTCGAACAACCTACTCGAGCACGCTCCACACCGCCCTTTGCATCCCCCTACGACGCTCCGACCCCTCACACACGATCCAACTCGAGCTCTTCCAACACTTCACCGTATAACCAACCTTTCTCAGGATCATACTTCCCCCCTCCGAACCAGATGTACTCGGTCCAGCCACAACCATGGTCAACAACGCCTGTTCCCGCGACAGCTTTCTACACGCCGCCATTTCACGCGTACCCTAATCAACCTGTCTTTCAACAAGGATATCAACAATCCCAAGCGGACTATGCGGCGTGGGCGAACGCTTATCAACATATGGTGATGGCGTCAGTGGCAGGTGGAGCCCATCCCGGTGGCATGACTCCTCCTGCCTCGACTGATCATCAAAGTCAAAATCAAGACAGGCGACGCACGACTTCTGGACCAGGAGGACAGAGCAACACGGGAGGTTACTTTGATCAGGCTTTCCAACCGCAACAAGCACAACAGCAGAGTCAGCACAAACCACAATCCCAACCCCAACCTCAATCATTCCATCCTTACAAACGCGGACCAGCTTCCCGACCGTCGCGAGATCAACTGCCGAGATCCTCATCAGTCTCGTCAATGCCATCTCCCACCGAGCCAACGCAGTCGGGCATGTCTCGCTCAACTTCTGTCCCAATCGCTTTGGATTCCAAAGCTACACcgacctccactcccactaCGTTGCTTCCTCCCTCCGTCCCAATAGTCCAGCACACGCGCGACTCCAGCACAGACTCAAAAGCGAGCTCTTCTACCGCCCCGCCGAGGTTCAATTCCCACACTCGAGCCGACTCATCTTCCAGTGATAGGTCTGGCCGAAACAGCGGTCCTTCTTCCCGAACCGCCTCGCCAGTGCCTCGAGTACCAGCTGTTCGAGCTGCGACACCACTCCACCCTGGTCCCATCACTAACGCCACCAACACCCCCtccgcttctcgaccttctcctctctctcagACTTCCACGGCGCCTGACCCGACCGAAAAGATGGTGAAATCAGGTGGTCTGAAAGGACGACTTCGTAAAGCGCTCGACAAGGACGCAAAGAAGGAACAGAAATTCGCATCACCAGTGAAACAATCTCTTCCGCCTCCGACCTTCGCTTCACCTTCAGAGACTTCCACTCGATCCGCCACACCACCTGTCACCCCTCCGCAAGATTTGCCACCACCTTCGGCACCGTTCACATACAACCCCACAGCAATGGGCAGTGAGGTCAGTCTTGCTGATACGGAAAGGACTGCGACCACAACGACGGACcagggcaaggggaagagaagcaTGTTCAGAATGAAGAACATGTCGACGGACAACATCTCGCTTAGCTCGACAGTGTCCTCTGCGAGCATGATGATcaggaagatgggaagtCTTGGCAAGCTGGCCAGGCGTAACAGGTGAGCTGCGGTCGTCTCCTCGACGTCCCTGCGGTATGTTTACTGATGTATCGTAGTCTCATGGGCATCTCGAGGATTTTCAAGGACAAGCCGAAAGACGAAGACGCGGCTCTGCccgaaaaggaaggaaagaagaagaaggacaaaaagaagaaaggcaaaggcgaGGCCGCTCCGGCCGCCGTCTCTCATGCTGTGGCGCAGTCGACCAAGCCtagcgaggacgatgacCGAGCTTTGGCCGGTTTGACACCCGCTGCGAAGCTCGCTCGGCAACATACACTTCGTTCCCGAGCGGAGGTGACAAAGAAGCCCGAAGCGTCTGGCGAGCCGACATGGGACAACAACACCGCAACAAGACAACAGACTCAACTTCCAAGCGTTGCGACCGTCACCACGCCTAACACCGGCCCCGAAGTCGTTCGCGTGCAACCTAGGCAGGCTCCTACTGTGGTTCACGCGGTCGCGGTGACGGAGCAAGAGTATGATAGCGAGGATGACTCGTCAGAAGGCGAAACAGTGGAAGACGTCACGATGACCTTGGCGCGCACGAGGCTGTCAGATGAGGCAGATGCAGAGTTTCAAGCCACTTGGGGTAATGCCTATATCGATAGAAACGCAGTTCCCAAGAAGGGTATCttgaagagtgagtagaGCGTTGACCCATCGTAGAAAAGTCATAGGTGCTAAAAAATGCCATAGGTGTCTCATCGTATTCGCAACAAGACTTTGCCGCGAAGAGACAACGGTCCAACTCGACACGCGAGCCCGCGCATCCGCAGCCCAACTCACTTGACACTCTCGCGCACCCTTCGCCTCGTATCGATGATACGTATGACCCATTCTCGCCCAACTTCTCCCCGTTCGATCGCCCTACAACATCTACTCCCGAGCTGTATCAAAACCCCGTGGCGAACAGTTCGGCCCCGACGCTTTCTATTGGTACGGAGACAAAACCGCCTGTTCAAGCTAGGAGCATGACCGCACCCGCtaggaagaagttgatctGGGCACCGGAATGTGCCGTATACGTCACATACAGTGCGGATTTGTACGACCGAAGGTCTGAGCCGGCTACTTGCTCGTTCCTAAACGCGCAGCTCGCAGCTCAGATCAAGCAGGAGTGAGTCACACCTCTGGGTTAAATATGAGAACATTGCTGATGGATGACTTTGTTTAGACTCAACGAGTTCAAGCTCGAGATGCCGGTCCACGAAGATAGCAAGCAGAACACGCAATACTTCGCGTAATAAGCATGCCATCGCATGTACATAGTCCCGAACGAAACGAACCAACGAAACTGACCGATAAGGACACTACGCTTCCAAAGTCCCTCCCACATTTATTGCTATGCCTTTCGATGATCTTCATCACTACATCATACATACGAGTAACGCTTACGTTCCTGTTTTCCATTTATGTTTTCATTTCCACCGTTCACGTATAGGTCCATATCCCGTTATCACTCCAGCTGAGCTGTGGGTCCCACGTTCAGTATAGATTAATATACCTAGCATATTTCTTTTTTCATGTTTCTCACGTTCTATTATTCTGTGACAGTGTTTTCCTTTCAAGCGGGAGGCGGTTTGTGCATGTGTAAGAGAGTAGTAGTGGCTCAAGGTAGATGGATTTGTACATAAGTCATGTATGTAATGGATCTTCATGACAGGAGCGGGGGTCATAGTAGCTTGGGACGTTCAGAACATAACCACCATCTGCACTGCATAgcttctcgcttctgctgACCCTGGTTACTTACTGTCCCTTcgggtttgttgttgttgtggcGTCGGTGGTCGGCGATACCACGTGGATCTGTGAGGTATAACCTCCACTTTCGGAGCTTCTGCTGCACATGGTCACAACGACGAGCAACTCACAAGCGATATAATTTCCTTGTCAACCACATCACTTGCTTCATCTCACAACAATACTTTCATTTTGTCCAAACGCCAAGTGAACGACTAGCACAATCCCATCTATCTTAATAACAACAATCTAACTAGCTGATTGGCAAGTCACAAACATGTCTTTCTCACCTGAATATTGTCAAGTACGCGAACGCGATCTTGCCACTTTATCAAACTACCTCTCCATCGTGACGAGGCACATCGAGATTGACTGGACGATCGATTGGACCAACAAAGTATTTGGAGGAAGTGCGAGCTTGACACTGGAAGCCacggaggaaggagagtcgGTGAAGGAAGTGGTTTTGGATAGTAGTTTCTTGGATATCAAGGATGTTCAGAttgatgggaagaaggtggtaagTCGGAGATGTCATCCAACTTGTTCGATGATGTAGAGAGCATGATATGTGAAGGTACAGAAGCTGATGTACGTGTCTGTTTGACCGTGGATAGCAATGGAAACTCGATGAGAGGATCGAGGCTATGGGCGAAGCGTTGCACGTCACTTTGCCAAAGGCTTTGAACAAGGGTGACGTGAGTCAATCCTCGACTAAATTTCCCCCACTTTGCCATACACCTCTGGCTCAAGGATGCTTGTAACGCTGCACACGGCCTTCAATCCTCCTACTTGAGGAGATATACGAAGCTAACATTGTTTCCGATCTGTGTCGCAGCACGTCACAATCACCATCGGCTACTCTACCACAACGCAATGTACCGCCGTCGGATGGCTTGAACCTAACCAGACCAAATCTGGAAAATACCCTTACCTCTTCTCGCAATGTCAGGCTATCCACGCTCGATCTCTCTTACCATGTCAAGACACCTCATCGGTGAAGGCGACTTACAACGCCAAGGTCAGAAGCggaatgggattggaggTTCTGTTGTCGGGTTTGAGGAAGGGTGTGAAGGATTTGGGTGAGGGTGTGAGGGAGTTTGTTTAcgagcaggtgagtggggatTGTCTTTAAGGGGATGTACAGGAACAAAGGTCAtttgggtggtggtgtgCTCGTATCCGATCTATTGAGCGACCAGACAAGTGCATCGGTCTCAAATCGCTTCGATAAAGCGAGACTAGACCCTCAAGAATATGCAGCTGACGTTCGTTCACCTACACAACAGACCAACGCTCTCCCCAGCTACCTCATCGCAGTCGCCGCTGGAGAGCTCGTCTACCGACCCTTCGACAAGCTTGATGGAAGGGACTGGACGACTGGTGTCTGGACCGAAGTGAGTCACCTCCACTTACCTCAATGTCAGGAACTGATCGCGCGATCCCTGCTCGTAGCCCGGACTTATCGAGGCTGCCGCATGGGAGTTCCGAGAGGACACCGCTCGGTGAGTATGACGTTAGATTCGCTCGCAGGAACGGATGTCGAATTTAACTAATATTTTGTCGGCTCAGCTTCGTCGCTACTGCCGAAGACTTGACCTCGGCGTACAAGTTCGGTCAATACAatgtcctccttctaccCGAGTCCTTCCCCTACGGAGGTAAGTCCGTCCATAGGCTAACACGAAAAGGAAATCGCTAAACTTTGGCAACCTCATCCAGGTATGGAGAACCCTGTCACTACCTATGTGACACCGACTTTGATCGCAGGAGACAGGAGTCAAGTTGATGTTGTCGCTCATGAGATCAGTCACGTAAATCCACTTCGATACAGTCAAATGAAGGGGTCATGTCAAGCTGACTCGGTCGACTTATCTTAGTCCTGGTTTGGTAACGGTATCTCTTCTCAGAGCAGCAGTCACTTCTGGCTCAACGAAGTACGTATAGGCGCCATCTACAGGCGTCAAATTGCGTTGCTGACGGCCGGTGTAGGGTTTCACGACCTATACAGAGCGACTTATCATTGGAAAGACCCATGGCGAACCCGCACGACAGCTGTGAGTAGCAACGTGTACAGACAAAACTGTTCACCACGGCTGACCATATAATTGCAGGTCTTTCATCATCGGTGAGCTGAGAGTGTGGACACGTTTGCCCTCACAAACACTCTCTGACCATTGTGGCTTGGACTTGTAGGCCGTCAAGGTCTGATCGGTGATCTTAAGCGATTCGAGCCCCGTTTCCAGCGACTGGTTTCGGAGTACAAGGAGCACGAGGATCGTGAGTAGCCTTGTCAAGGCCCCCTTGGTGCGCGGTATTGATGTGGTCTCGTCAAATAATAGCCGATGAT is a window encoding:
- a CDS encoding leukotriene A-4 hydrolase/aminopeptidase; its protein translation is MSFSPEYCQVRERDLATLSNYLSIVTRHIEIDWTIDWTNKVFGGSASLTLEATEEGESVKEVVLDSSFLDIKDVQIDGKKVQWKLDERIEAMGEALHVTLPKALNKGDHVTITIGYSTTTQCTAVGWLEPNQTKSGKYPYLFSQCQAIHARSLLPCQDTSSVKATYNAKVRSGMGLEVLLSGLRKGVKDLGEGVREFVYEQTNALPSYLIAVAAGELVYRPFDKLDGRDWTTGVWTEPGLIEAAAWEFREDTARFVATAEDLTSAYKFGQYNVLLLPESFPYGGMENPVTTYVTPTLIAGDRSQVDVVAHEISHSWFGNGISSQSSSHFWLNEGFTTYTERLIIGKTHGEPARQLSFIIGRQGLIGDLKRFEPRFQRLVSEYKEHEDPDDGYGQCAYEKGANLLLHLERTLGGLDVFLPYIKDYVKTFEGYSINTNQWRDHLFDYFGKQEGGAEYVRRLGKVDWDAWLHGAGEDLCVDLQYDDTLAKACYELAAKWDKARDSSDFSAFSSKDLENFSATQKVVFLDKLETYETLPHKAVEALDETYGFGKTGSAEIRLRFYEIALKSGPKYAEDAAVWVINKGRMKYCRPVFRLLNEQTPELAKKTFTDHASFYHPIARKMIAKDLGVKVDL